The nucleotide sequence ACGGCGGCGAAGGCGAGAAACATACATGTTTGTGATGGAAAACCGTGCGGATGCAAGAGTTCCATCTGGAAGCTACTAGGTTGACATGGGCGCCAAGATTTCGCCCTTTCTTGGACCAATCACAGTGGCCTGAGTACCATGGCCCTCATATTAGGCCAGACCCTCTTCTGAAGGTGGAGACGAAGGGTAGAAGGAGAACTAAGAGGTTCAGGGGTGATATGGATGACCTGGCTGGATACACTGGCATGAAACAATTTGGTAGCGGTCATTTCATGGAGGCTCCTGACACTATCAACTGTGGGGTGTGCGGTGAAGGGGGACACAATGAGCGGACATGCAagaataagaaaaccaaaaaaagaaaaacaagtcgTGGAGGCGGCACCGATGGTGAACGAGGTGGAAgaggtgacggtggtggtggtcgAGGAAGCACAAGTGTCAGAGGTGGTAGTGGTGGTCGTAGAgggagcacaagtgctagaggtgctaGTGTTCGTAGAGGGagtacaagtgctagaggtggtggtcgagctagcacaagtgctagaggtggtggtcgagcaaGCACAAGTGCTAGTGGTGGTGGTCGAgctagcacaagtgctagaggtggtggtcgagctaCCACAaatgctagaggtggtggtcgagcaggcacaagtgctagaggtggtggtggtcggagaggaagcacaagtgctagaggtggtggtggtcgtagAGGAATGGTTGATAATGGATCGGCCTTCGGTTTTTTGCTTAATCCAGATGGTTGATCTAATAATAATGGTATATTATTTGTTCATACAATTCCTAGCATTTATTCATTTACTGTATTTACGCGTTTACTCTCTTTATGTCTTGTGTTAACAATTGTtctttttgtaggcatggcttcatccggttccaggaCGAGGCCGGCGTGCGCGGACCAAGAGGACATGCCGAAGACGTGGATGGAGGCCAGTttggacaaggagaaggagaaggatgtgCACACACCATCATGTTGGTGTGCTGATGTTTGTAAGCTGAAGGTGTCCACTGACCGCAACAAGTCATGGACAGAAGGTAGAAGGTTTTTCGTGTGTCCCAACTATGCACATGATCGTCGAAGGCCAACTAACGCATATGACATACCACCGGTATGTTAGGTGTACATACAAAAAACATCAACAAGTTGTCACTCATATGTCTAACAAAAACATGGTTTATATGTAGTCCCCTCCTCCACTTTGCAAGTACTTCACTTGGATAGATCACGAGGTACCAAAAGATGTCCAAGAGGACCAACGTCGAGATTGGTTACGGAGGCAGCGCCTATTCGAGGAGTCCTATGCACGGGGATTGGAGCGGGAGCATCGTGAGAAGCAGGCTCGTGAGCGCAAGAAGCGTGAGGAAGAGAGGGcacgcaaagagaaggaggctcgtcaagaagagagggcaagaaaacttgcaagggctcgcgatgcacgagaggaggacgaggcacgtgacaagaagggaaAGTGGCCCCGTACTACTCAGTAGACAAATGGAAAGGCACCGGCGTCGATGATGAACTGTCGAGACTTTGTTTAATGTATCAACTTGTTATTCGAGACCTTGTGTGgtcatgaactacttatgtcatTCGAGACATCGTGTGTGATGAACTTGTAATTCGAGACTATTTGAGAATGTGCAAACTATGTTCGTCATTCGAGACTAGTTAGTATGCTTTGTTCATATTTTTTGGTTGAGACTAGCATGCTTTGTCCATGCTAAGCAAAAAGACAGAAGTGTGTGCAAAAACACCAGGTCCacacccagacgccaaggtccatggcgtctgcctcccacacccagacgccagggaccctggcgtctggctcaTTTTGCTCGCGCAGGagaccagacaccctgtctgatgtgTCTGATGGACACCCAGATGCCAAGGTCCTTGGCGTCTGCCTGCCACACCCAGACGCCAGTGGATCATTTTGCTCGCGCAGGagaccagacaccctgtctgatgtgTCTGATGGACATCCAGACGCCAAGGTCCGTGGCGTCTGCCTGccacacccagacgccagggaccctggcgtctggatcATTTTGCTTGCGCAGGagaccagacaccctgtctgatgtgTCTGATGGACATCCAGACACCAAGGTCCGTGGCGTCTGGTATCCAGAGAGCATTTTTGCAGTTATCTGTTTGATGGATAAGATTCGAGTGGATAAGATTTTTTGGGCCCACCTCTAGCCCTCTCATCCATTCATCTCCTCTACCTCTCTCTTTTCATTCATATCCACCCACTCTCACCTCTAGGCCTGCCAACATCACTCCCTCATCCAGCACCCTAACCCCCCTCAAATCTCTCACGAATCGGGCCGGTTTCACCGTTGGATCTTCAGGATTTCGAAACTAGAAGGTAAATCAACTCCACCCCTATTTTTTGGTTGGTTTAATGTATTATAGTTTTGTGAAAACCCTAGTTTGTTTTCCTCGTGGTTTAATGTAACATAGGTTAGCTACTAAGAGATCTGTGTGTTGTAGATGGCTAAGCAGTGGGTGCTTAGCCCTGTTGTTCATGTCCAAggcttgtctccatgtgttgtgcaagttagtgaagtggacctcactttcgattggttgaagactaaattcatgttgaagcaagggttgaaggaagaggattttgtgtactacgtcagcaggaGGCAGTCAGATGGCCCCGGGAAAGAAAATTGGTTGACATAACTGATGATGACAAGATTTAAGAAATCCTGGaagaatgggaatggaaaagggttgttgacttgcattgctacaggaaaccgagttatatgtgatgtTCATGTCGTTTCAACCATCGTGgtcatgaactacttatgtcatTCGAGACATTGTATGTGATGAACTTCTCATTCGAGACTATTTGTGTAATTTGAACTATGTTTGTAATTTGCTATGTCATTCGATACATTGTATCGTAGATCATCGTGGTCATGAACTAATGTTTGTCATTCGATACTATGGGTGTTTGCTAGAACAAAATATATATGTCATTCGATACTATGCTGTGACAAAATATGAACAAAACGAAAAAACTACTAcaccagggccagacgccaagtACCATGGCGTCTGCTCCCCTGACTTAGACCAGACGCCAAGGACCATGGCGTCTGCTCCCCTGACTTAGAACAGACGCCAAGGACCATGACGTCTGCTCCCTTGACTTTATACCAGACGCCAAcgaccctggcgtctgggtccctgTACATAATATTTGACATGCTATTTGACACAGGAAGACATCACATATATAATAATATGACAGGTTCATAGAACACAGAAGATAGCACATTCCACATAATTTTCACCACGACAAATTCTTGCATACAAACGACAACAAGTCCATAGATTTTTCATCACGACAAATTCATGCATACATAAGACATCAAGTGCATACATAAGACACCAAATTCAAGACAACAAGAAGCTCACTTCCTCCTTCCTCTCTTCACCATGGTTGCAAGTGTAGGCTCCTCCTCTTCGctagtctcctcctcctcctcttcgttgtatgcctcctcctccgcctcagtgTTGGCCTTATATCTTTGCATTCCTATTGGGATAAGCTTATGAGgatactccggactatggaattgtgtGTTCCATGTCTTCTTTCTACCTTTCCTGCCTGGTCTCTTAGCTATGGCTTTGCCTTTCCTAGATGGTTGTGGAGCATTGCCTTGTGTTGGTTGTGTAGCCTGTgatggttgtggagcatcaacatcaTACTCATGATCCTCTTCATGTGTTGCATCATACTCATGCTCCTCATGATGTGTTGGCTCCTCTTGATGTGATGGCTCCTCTTCATGGAACTCCTCCTCCATGTCCTCATCGTTCTGTAGATAACGCCGTCTATTAGCTGTGGCGGCGCGGCTACCAGGTGCATACACGTCACTGGACTGAGCACCATGGCAAGAAAGCATTGCTGCCATCTTATGAAACCGCTTCTTGAACTTCTGCAATAAGACAAAATATGCTATGATATGAGATGCACATAAATAATCCGCGAAAAGAAACTTTTATAATATATTGATCACACCTCCATCGTGCTCCTAAGAGTCCTCTCAGATAATGCACCACCAGGTGGATGACTCAGTGCAACATTGGCATCGTTGACGCACAGAAGCAA is from Triticum aestivum cultivar Chinese Spring chromosome 1B, IWGSC CS RefSeq v2.1, whole genome shotgun sequence and encodes:
- the LOC123076650 gene encoding uncharacterized protein; the protein is MAVRDTRGAHVDYAPMHDEMGRELLLCVNDANVALSHPPGGALSERTLRSTMEKFKKRFHKMAAMLSCHGAQSSDVYAPGSRAATANRRRYLQNDEDMEEEFHEEEPSHQEEPTHHEEHEYDATHEEDHEYDVDAPQPSQITAKMLSGYQTPRTLVSGCPSDTSDRVSGLLRKQNDPDARVPGVWVWQADATDLGVWMSIRHIRQGVWSPARAK